Within Alcaligenes sp. SDU_A2, the genomic segment GGTTTCCCGATACCCGCACTCCTTGCGCACCGGCCTGCTCCAGCCGCTGTGCATCGGCCAGGCTCTGAGCGTAAACCAACTCGAAAGAACGATAGGCTTCGCGCATGACCGAACCGCTGCGCAGGCTGGTCGCCAAAGCGTGTTCAGAAAAACGGGCGCTGGCCAGCATCATGGGAATGCCCTGACGTCGTGCTGCCGCCAGCAAATTAGGCCAGACCTCGCGCTCGATCAGTACGCCGGCACATGGCCTGTAGTGCGCCAGGAAACGGCGCACCGCGCCGGGAAAGTCGTAGGGCAGCCACTGCTGGATAACACGGCCTTGCTCGATATCGGCGGCAAAGGCATTGGCACCTTCGGCGCGCCCTGTCACAGTCATGTGAGTCAACAACACCGTTTCGCCCTGATCCAGCAAAGCGCGGATCAAAGGGTGCGCCGCACGGGTTTCACCCAGACTGACGGCATGCACCCAGACCGGAGCCTTGGGTTCTACCGCCTGCCCGCCATAATACCCAAAGCGCGGCCCCGACAGCACTTGCCAGTCCCCGCCTGCACGGCGCGCCCGCAGGCCCATCCAGGCCATCAAGGCCGGAGCCAGCAAGCGTATGGAAGTGGTATAGAAAAAACGGTTCACCGGCCTGGCCTCAGCGCAAAAGCAAAACACATTGTAAGCAATAATGACACACTGCCATCGGGTGTTCCAAGCAGCACGGCCATTTCAAAGGCTGAGCTTAAGTGGCCGGGCTTGCCAGAGCAGGCGCAGCGCCTGCCGCATCACTGCCTAGCGCCTGATCAATTGCGCATAACACGGTCTGGGCCGAAGGCTCATGACCACGCTCTCCCAGACTAGCCGTGTAAGCGGCCCCTTCAAGCGGCGTGCGCACCGGCGTGGACGCCTTGTAGATGCCGATCGTCGGCCTGCCCAGGCCCGCCGACAAATGCGTCAGTCCGCTATCCAGCCCCACCATGATGCGTGCTCCGGCTAACTGCAAGGCAATAGGCGTCAGCCCCATGCGTGGCAACACAGTCGCGTGCGCCCGGCCGGCGATCAAGGCCTGGGCCCGCTCGGTCTCGGCAGCGTTGCCCGCCAGCAGGCGCAACTCCAGACCATCGCCTTGCAACCGGTCGAACACTTGCTGCCAATTGGACGCCGCCCAAAGTTTGTCGTCCCGACTGGCCGACGGCATGATAATGGCATAGGGAGGCTGATCCGCCGGTGCCTGGGCAACCAGGCCCTGCAGGCCGAAGTCCGGCGCGCCCTCGAACTGATAGCCAAATGCAGCAGCGGCCAGACTACGTTGACGAAATACGGCCGGCTGCCAGAAACCCACGCGATGGCGAACATCGTAAAACAAGGACGCCAAAGGTTCGCGGGCCGACTTCCAATCCAGGCCATGACGCCGACCGTGAGTCTGACGCACCAACCAGATCGACTTCATTAGGGCCTGCATATCCAGTACGACATCGTAGCGGCGCGCAGCCAGTTGCTCGCGCAGCGCCGCGCGTTCGCGTCGTGTCTGAGCCGACCACCACTGCTTGCGCCAGCGCCGATGCGCCACCGCAATGGCCTCGTGCACGGCGGGATGCCAGCGCGGAATTTCGGCAAAGCTTTCTTCCACCAGCCAGTCGATTTGTGCGCCAGGCACATGGCGCGCGATATCCGAGATGGCTGGCAGCATATGGACCAGATCCCCGAGGGAAGACGTACGCACAATGAGTATCTTGCAAGTCATGGCGCGATTATAGTGGCGACGCATGCAATTCCAGCCCTTGCCGCCAAAATTTTGCACTCCATCACAAAAGCGGGGAAGGCCGCTTCAGGCATAATAAGAGCCACCTCTTCAGGACCGGAAACATGATTGATTTCAAACAGATCGAAGCCTTTGTATGGGTCGCCGAACTGGGCGGCTTTCGGGCTGCCGCAGAAAAACTGAATACGACTCAGCCCTCTATTTCGCAGCGCATCGCCGGTCTGGAAGCCAACCTGGAGGCGAGGGTATTCGATCGCGGGGCACGCGGCATCAAACTGACCGACAAGGGGCAAGAGCTGCTCTCGCATGCCCAGCGCATGCTGGATCTGCGTACCGAGATGCTGCGTGCCGCCAAAGAACAAAACGCGATTCGCGGCGTGCTGCGACTGGGTGTCGCCGAAACCATTGTGCAGACCTGGCTGCATAACCTGATCGATTATCTGCATCACGAATACCCTGCCTTGGTCATCGAAATCCATGTCGATACCACTAGCGTCCTGCGTCAGCAGCTCGCTACGTTCCAGATCGACATGGCCATGATCGTGGGCATAGGACAAGACCCGAAAGAGCATTGCCTGCGGCTATGCGCCTATCAATTAGGTTGGGTGGCCAGCCCTGCCCTAAAGCTGCATGGCCGGAAAATCAGCGTTTCCGACCTAGGGGTTTACCCTGTAATCACCTATCCGTCGGGCAGCGTTCCTTATCAGTCGACACGCGAAGCCTTGCTGCGTGCCGGGGTCAAATCGCCCCGCCTTTTCGGCAGCGCATCGCTCAGTACCATCGTGCAAATGACCCGCCGGGGGATGGGCCCCAGCGTGCTGGCACCGGATGTCATAAAAGACGAGCTCTCCGAGGGAAAACTGCGCCTTTTGAAGGTAGATCAACCTTTGCCGGCGATCGAGTTTTTTGCCTGTTGGATGGACTCTCCCGACAGTCACATCGCCCGTACTGTAGCTAATCACGCACAGCGAATCGCACAGCTTTACGCCGAGACTGATAAGTAATATTTATAACTGCATATTTGAACTTACAATTGGACAGGCATAGCCCCATCGGTTGCAATTCGCTGCTGTGATCAACCCCCTGCGTGCGAGTGGTCATCATGAACCTGGAATCCCTGCCAAGCTTGGCACCCGTGGCCGAACAGTGCCGCGAGCGCATCCGCAACGAACAGCACACTGGCCCTACCGCCGGACTGGCGGCCGGTTACGTGCAGGCCAACCTGATGATTCTGCCCAAAGACTGGGCAGACGAGTTTTTGCTGTTCAGCCAACGCAATCCCAAGCCATGCCCCATCCTGGCGGTGACCGAACCTGGCCAGCACCTGGTCCCCTCGTTGGGCAGCACCATTGATGTGCGCACTGACTTCCCACGCTACCGGGTCTGGCGCAACGGTGAGCTGTGCGCCGAACCGCTGAACATCCGCGACCTCTGGCGTGACGATCTGGTGTCATTTTTGATCGGATGCTCGTTTTCGTTCGAAGAAGCGCTGCTGGCCGACGGCATTGATGTGCGCCACATCAGCGCCGGGGTCAACGTGCCCATGTACCGCAGCACCATCCAGACTCAGGCAACTCGACGTCTGGCCGGTCCGCTGGTGGTGTCGATGCGCCCCATGCGCGCCGCTGACGCCATCCGCGCCATTCAGATCACATCCCGTTTTCCGTCGGTACACGGTGCGCCCGTTCATATTGGCGACCCGGCTCTGATTGGCATTACCGACATCCACACGCCGGACTATGGCGATGCCGTGGAGATCCGTCCCGACGAGCTGCCCGTATTCTGGGCCTGCGGCGTCACCCCACAGGCTGTCGCCGCCCAGGCCAGACCCGAATTCTGCATCACGCATGCCCCCGGGCACATGCTGATCACCGATATCCCGAATACGCGCCTTGCCGCGCTTTGATCGTAGTTTTGACCGGCTGATCCCGGTTCCCCTTGTGGTTTTATATTGCTGTTTTTCCCGTGTCCTACCGACACATTCCAAGCATTGCAGCTAGACAGCTATCCGGAGCACATTATGAAAAAAATCGTGTTGACCTCCCTGGCACTGAGCAGCCTGGCCCTGGGCTCGGCCGCTCTGGCGCAGACCAGCGCCCAGGACCTGCCCAAGACCGAACTGAAAGTCGTCGGCGGCCTGAGCAACCTGACGGCCTACCAGAACACCGAACAGCCTTTCTGGACCAAGACCATTCCCGAGCTGTCTGGCGGCAAGGTCACGGCCGACATCAAAGGCTTTAACGACATGGGCCTGAAGGGCCCTGAAATCATGCGCCTGGTCGGCCAGGGCGTGATTCCCTTCGGCACGGCCACCCTGGCTTACTTTGCCAGCGACAACTCCATCAATGAAGCCATCGACCTGGCCGGCCTGGCCCCGGACATCTCCGTGGCCAAGAAGCTGACCGACGCCTTCACGCCTGCCTACGAACAGTTTTACGAAAAGAACAATATCAAGGTGCTGGGTTTCTCGACCTACCCCGCACAGGTACTGTTCTGCAAAGGCAATCTGGACGGTCTGGCTGACCTGAAAGGCAAGAAAGTGCGCACCAGCAGCCGCACCCAGGCCGAATTTGTTCAGGCCCTGGGCGGCAACAGCGTGACCATTCCCTTTGGCGAAGTGGTGCCTGCACTGCAAAACGGCGTGGTGGACTGCGCCATCACCGGTTCGATGTCCGGCTACTCGGCCAAGTGGTACGAAGTCAGCGACCACCTGTACAAAATGCCCATCAACTGGAATCAGCAAATCCACGCCGCCAATCTGAGCGCCTGGAAAAAACTGGACCCCAAAGTACAGGAATTCCTGGCCAGCAACATCAAGGTCATGACCAACCAGATCTGGGATGCAGCTGCCAAGGAAACCCAGGAAGGCTACGACTGCAACACCGGTGCCGCCGCCTGCACACACGCCGCCAAGGGCAAGATGACTTTGGTCGAGCCTACCGATGCGGACCGCGAACTGCTCAAGAAAGTCATGAGCGAGACCGTGGTGCCCAAGTGGGCCGAACGCAGCAGCGCCGATACCGTGGCTGCAT encodes:
- a CDS encoding LysR family transcriptional regulator encodes the protein MIDFKQIEAFVWVAELGGFRAAAEKLNTTQPSISQRIAGLEANLEARVFDRGARGIKLTDKGQELLSHAQRMLDLRTEMLRAAKEQNAIRGVLRLGVAETIVQTWLHNLIDYLHHEYPALVIEIHVDTTSVLRQQLATFQIDMAMIVGIGQDPKEHCLRLCAYQLGWVASPALKLHGRKISVSDLGVYPVITYPSGSVPYQSTREALLRAGVKSPRLFGSASLSTIVQMTRRGMGPSVLAPDVIKDELSEGKLRLLKVDQPLPAIEFFACWMDSPDSHIARTVANHAQRIAQLYAETDK
- a CDS encoding TRAP transporter substrate-binding protein; protein product: MKKIVLTSLALSSLALGSAALAQTSAQDLPKTELKVVGGLSNLTAYQNTEQPFWTKTIPELSGGKVTADIKGFNDMGLKGPEIMRLVGQGVIPFGTATLAYFASDNSINEAIDLAGLAPDISVAKKLTDAFTPAYEQFYEKNNIKVLGFSTYPAQVLFCKGNLDGLADLKGKKVRTSSRTQAEFVQALGGNSVTIPFGEVVPALQNGVVDCAITGSMSGYSAKWYEVSDHLYKMPINWNQQIHAANLSAWKKLDPKVQEFLASNIKVMTNQIWDAAAKETQEGYDCNTGAAACTHAAKGKMTLVEPTDADRELLKKVMSETVVPKWAERSSADTVAAFNTHLSPILGFEAKK
- a CDS encoding putative hydro-lyase — encoded protein: MNLESLPSLAPVAEQCRERIRNEQHTGPTAGLAAGYVQANLMILPKDWADEFLLFSQRNPKPCPILAVTEPGQHLVPSLGSTIDVRTDFPRYRVWRNGELCAEPLNIRDLWRDDLVSFLIGCSFSFEEALLADGIDVRHISAGVNVPMYRSTIQTQATRRLAGPLVVSMRPMRAADAIRAIQITSRFPSVHGAPVHIGDPALIGITDIHTPDYGDAVEIRPDELPVFWACGVTPQAVAAQARPEFCITHAPGHMLITDIPNTRLAAL
- the waaC gene encoding lipopolysaccharide heptosyltransferase I, whose protein sequence is MTCKILIVRTSSLGDLVHMLPAISDIARHVPGAQIDWLVEESFAEIPRWHPAVHEAIAVAHRRWRKQWWSAQTRRERAALREQLAARRYDVVLDMQALMKSIWLVRQTHGRRHGLDWKSAREPLASLFYDVRHRVGFWQPAVFRQRSLAAAAFGYQFEGAPDFGLQGLVAQAPADQPPYAIIMPSASRDDKLWAASNWQQVFDRLQGDGLELRLLAGNAAETERAQALIAGRAHATVLPRMGLTPIALQLAGARIMVGLDSGLTHLSAGLGRPTIGIYKASTPVRTPLEGAAYTASLGERGHEPSAQTVLCAIDQALGSDAAGAAPALASPAT